GGCCCTCCCGACGACCCAGGCGCCGCAGGTCGGCACCGGGGGAGCGCTCGGTGTCGCCTGACCCGCACCCCACCCCCGCCGCTGAGACCGCCGACGGTGCGTGGGCCGCGGTGCTCGACGCCCTCGAGCACGAGCTGACCACGATCGACGCGACCACGGACGGCACCGCAGCGATCGTCCTCGACGCGACCCCGTGGGTCGTCCCGACCACGCTCGGACCGGTGCCGCGCGCGCTGGTGGGTCGTGCCTCCCGGCTGCTGGCCGCGCAGCGCGACCGGATGTCGACGCTCGAGACCGAGCGGCGGCAGACCCTGGAGCACCTCGGCGCGCTCCGTCAGGTCGCGGCGACGGACGAGCCGCGCGGCTCCGTGTACCTGGACGCCTCCGCCTGAGGCGCGCCTGCTCGAGCGAGCACGACGACAGATGCGTCGTCGCACGACAGCGGTTCCGTCGTGTCGGTCGTGGGCCGTCGCGCACCTCCGGCCGGGACGACAGATGCGTCGTCGGACGACAGCGGCTTCGTCGCACCACAGCGGAGCACGCGACGAGTGTTCAACGAGCCCCGCCGCCGCAGCCAGCCCCCGCCCCCCGTTCGGGGCGAGCCCTAACGTCCCCAGCGCCGCCGCCGACAGCGCCTCACGAGCACGGATCGCTCACTCGTTCGGCCACGGATCGGCCACCGCCAATCGGCGACGTCGCACGACGTCGCACACCGAGGGGACGGGCCACCCGTGTTCGATTCCGTGACGAGCGTCGCGCTGCAGAGCGCGCTCGACGGGCTGTCGCTGCGACAGCGCACCATCGCGAACAACGTCGCGAACATCAACACGCCGAACTACCACGCCGAGAAGGTGCGCTTCGAGGACGCCCTCGCGCAGTCGATCGTGCACGGTGACGGGCACGCGACCGCGACCACCGCGCGCAGCCTCGAGCCGACGAACGAGATCGGCAACAACGTCAACCTCGACCAGGAGACCCTGTCGAACGTGGACACGGTCCTGCGCTACCAGTTCGCCACCCAGGCGGTCGGCGGCGAGGCGACGGCCCTCCGCGCCGCGATGCGGACGAACTCGTGACGACCTTCGACGCGATCGGCATCGCGAGCACCGGCATGACCGTGCACCGGAAGTGGCTCGACGCGATCTCGGACAACATCGCCAACGTCAACACGGTCCGCTCGATGGACGACTCCGCGTTCCAGGCCCGCTACGTCGAGGTCCAGGAGGGCGCCGGCACGTCGGGCGCCTACGTCAAGGGCGCGGCGTTCGGCAGCGCCGCCGGACGCGTGACCTACGACCCGGACAACCCGCTCGCGAACGCGGAGGGCTACGTCCGCATGCCGGACATCGACCTCGGCACGCAGATGGCGGACCTCATCATGGCCCAGCGCGGGTACCAGGCGAACGCCGCCGTGGTCGACCGTGCCAAGACCGCCTACGAGGCGGCACTGCAGATCGGGAAGAACTGATGCCCATCGACGCACTGAACGGTGTGACCACCAACGCGATGACCCGTGCGTTCGCCGGCGCCACGGACGCTGCGACCGGTGCCGGAGCGCTCGGCGGTGCCGCGGGCGCCGGCGCGGTCCAGCCGACCACCGGCGGCGACGGCTTCGCCGCGAGCCTCGGCAACGCGGTCGACGGGCTCCAGCAGCTGCAGAGCGACTCGAAGACCCTGGCGCTCAAGGCCGTCACGGGCAACCTCGACGACATCCACGACGCCACCATCGCGTCCACCCGTGCCCAGGTCACCCTCGAGCTCGTCACCGCCGTCCGCAACAAGGGCGTCGACGCGTTCAACGAGATCATGCGGATGCAGGCCTGATGCCCGCCGCGATGCAGAACACGTGGGGGCGGCTCGTCGCCTACGTGAAGGGCTTCTCCGCCGCGCAGCGCACCATCGCGCTGATCGGCGTCGCCGCACTCGTGCTCGGTGGGATCGCCCTCGCCAGCTGGCTCGGCAAGGCGTCCTACGCGCCGCTCTTCACCGGACTGGCCGCAGCCGACGCGAGCTCGATCACCGACCAGCTGACGACCGACGGTGTGCCGTACCAGCTGACCGACGGCGGCGCGACGATCCTCGTTCCGCAGGACAAGGTGTACTCGGAGCGGCTCAAGGCGGCGTCGAACAACCTGCCGTCGTCGAACGAGGGCGGCTACTCGCTCCTCGACAAGATGGGCGTGACGAGCTCGGAGTTCCAGCAGGACGTCACCTACAAGCGGGCGATCGAGGGCGAGCTGGCGAAGACGATCTCGTCGATGGACGGCGTGAAGGCCGCCACCGTGCAGCTCGCCATCCCCGAGAAGACCGTCTTCGTGTCCGAGGAGAAGGACCCGACGGCGTCGGTGTTCGTCGCGACCGAGAACGGCGCGCAGCTCACCACGGACCAGGTGCAGTCGATCGTGCACCTGACGAGCGCCGCGGTCGAGGGGATGCAGCCCACCGACGTCTCCGTCGTGGACCAGAAGGGCCAGACCCTCTCCGCGGTCGGTACCGGAGCGACCGGCAGCGGCGCCGACCAGGCCGCCGACTACGACGCGGCCACCCGGAAGAAGATCCAGGACCTGCTCGACACCACGCTCGGACCGGGCAACGCGAGCGTCGTGGTCTCGGCGACGATGAACCAGCAGTCGGGCACCCGGACGTCGGAGAGCTTCGCACAGCCGAAGGGCGGTGCAGTCGCCCTCAACGAGTCCAGCTCGACGGAGGAGTACGGCTCCGGGTCCGGTGCGGGCGCCGGTGCGACCGGCGTCCTCGGTCCGGACAACATCGCGGTGCCGAACGGGACCGCCGGCGGCACCACCACGAACGGCACGGCCGCCGGTGACGACGGCTACAAGAACGAGTCGGCGACGAAGAACAACGCCGTCGACAAGACCACCGAGACGACGCAGATCCCCGCCGGTGGTGTCGAGCGGCAGACCATCTCGGTCGCCCTGAACTCGCGCGCCGACTCGGTGCAGAACGCGAACCTGCAGAGCATCAACGACCTGGTGTCCGCCGCCGCCGGAGCCGACAACGCCCGGGGCGACCAGGTCCGCGTCGCGATGATGGACTTCGACGACTCCGCGGCGAAGGACGCCGCCAAGGCCCTCGAGGAGCAGCAGCAGGCCGAGCAGCAGCAGGCCATGTGGTCGGCCATCCGCACCGCCGGCATCGTCGTCGCCGTCCTCGCCGCCGCGATCGTGCTCGCGATCGTGCTGGCCCGCCGTGCCCGCCGTCAGTCGCGCGAGGCCGTCGACGTCGGTGAGCTCGACGCCTTCGCCGGTGAGACGTTCGAACTGCCCCTCGGTACCGACGACCTGGCGATCCCGGCCGTCGAGCCGCAGACGGTCGCGCTGCAGACGCTGCCCCACGACGACGCCCCGACCGAGGTGCTGACGACGGACGAGATCAGCGCCGAGCGTCGCCGGCAGGAGATCTCCGCGCTGGCCGAGCGCGACCCGAAGCGCACCGCCGACCTGCTCCGCGGGCTCCTCGACGACCGGTCGCCGGTGTGAGCGCGCTCGTCCCGGTCCCCGCCGGCGGGGGCACCACCGACCGCGCCCTGACCGGCGCGCAGAAGGTCGCGCTCATCCTCATGCAGATGGAGACCGAGCGCGCGGCCGAGGTGATGAAGCAGTTCACCGAGCTCGAGGCCGAGGAGATCAGCGCCGAGATCGTCCGGATGCGCCGCGTGGACGACTCCGTCGTGGACCGCACGATGAGCGAGTTCCACCGCATCACGCAGCGCGGCCGCGTGCAGAAGCGCGGCGGCAAGGACGCCGCGCTCGGGCTGCTCGAGGCGTCGTTCGGGTCCGAACGCGCCGCGGGCGTGATGGACCGGCTGGCCTCGAACCTCGCCGGGCAGTCGTTCGAGTTCCTCGACGACGCCGAACCCGGCCAGGTCGTCAGCCTGCTCGAGGGCGAGCTGCCCCAGACCATCGCCCTCGTGCTCGCGCACCTGCAGCCCGGGCAGGCGAGCGCGGTGCTCGCCGGGGTCGACGACCGTGTCCGCACCGACGTCGCCCAGGCCTTCGCGACGATGGGCACGGCGACCCCCGAGGCCGTCGGGATCGTCGCCGGCGTCCTCCGCCAGCGCGCCGGTGCCGTGGTCTCGCCGCGCGAGAGCGTCGAGGTCGTCGGCGGCATCGCGCCCCTGGTCGAGATCATCAACCGCTCGGACGTCGCCACCGAGAAGGCCGTGCTCGACGGCCTCGAGGCGCGCGACCCGGAGCTCGCGGAGGACATCCGCTCGCGGATGCTCACGTTCGAGGACATCGTCAAGCTCGAGTCGCGCGACATCCAGCAGGTGCTCCGCGGCATCGACTCGAAGCTCCTCGCGACCGCCATGAAGGGTGCGCCGACGCCGGTCGTCGAGACGATCCGCGCGAACGTGTCCGAGCGCAACCGCGAGCTGCTGGACGACGAGCTGCAGGCCATGGGCCCCGTGCGCGTCTCGCAGGTCGAGGAGGCGCGCGCCGAGGTGGTCCGCTCCGTCCGCGAGCTGGAGGCCGAGGGCACGATCACCGTCCACCGCGCCGAGGAGGACGAGCTCGTTGACTGACACCACCGTGCAGCGCGTCGCGTTCCCCGTGCTCGGGAGCGCGACGACCCGCGACCTCGCAGCGGCCGCCGACGTGCGCGGCCACGCCGCGGGCTACGCCGCGGGCCTCCGTGCCGCCCAGGCCGAGACCGCTGCGCTGCACGCCCGGCTCGAGGCCGAGCACGCAACGCGACTTGCGGCGCTCCAGGCCGAGACCGTCCGCCGTGTCCAGGTGCTCGACGCGGCCACGAACGCGATGCTCTCCCAGGTCGTGCCGGTGCTGGCCGACGCCGAGGAGTCCCTGGTCGACGCTGCGCTCGACCTGGCCGAGGCCGTCGTCGGACACGTGGTGCGTTCCGGGCGCCAGGACGACGCGACCGGCGAGGGCGACGGCCAGGAGGCACGCCCCACCACCGGTGCGGAGGCGACCGTCCGTCGGGCGCTCGCCTCGGTCGACGCCACCGTCGCGGTGGCCGTCCGGCTCAGCCCCGCCGACGCAGCCCGCGTCGCCGACCTCGCGCTGCCGGTCCCGGTCGTGCCGGACGTGGCGCTGCTCGACGGCGACGCCGTCGTGGACCTGCCGGACGGGCTGCTCGACCTCCGCATCGGCGCAGCGCTCGACCGTGCGCGCGCGGCGCTGGGCCGCTCCGCCGACCGGCCGGAGGCGTCCCGGTGACCGCGACCCTCCTCCGTCCCCGTGGGCTCGACGAGGCGATCGCCCTCGCCGCGCCGCAGCGCGTGGGCCTCGTCACGAGCGCGGTGGGCCTCGGGCTGACCGTCGCCGGGGTCGAGGCCCGGATCGGCGACGTCCTGACCGTCGGCACCGAGGGCAGTCCGCAGACCCCCGTCGAGGTCGTCGCCACCGATCCCACGGGTGTGCGCTGCATGCCGCTCGGACGCCTCGTCGCGGTGACCGCGGGCACCCCCGTCCGCCCGACCGGTCGTCCCGTGCTGGTGCCGACCGGTGCAGGGCTGTTCGGCCGGGTGCTCGACGGGCTCGGGCGGCCGATCGACGACCGTGGTCCGCTCGACACCGACGGCTGGGTGCCGCTCGACCACGCGACGCCGAACGCCATGGCGCGAACGCGGATCGACGCGCCGATGCAGCTCGGCGTCCGCGTGCTCGACACCCTGACGACCGTGGGTCGTGGACAGCGCATGGGCCTGTTCGCCGGCTCCGGCGTCGGCAAGTCCTCGCTGCTGTCGATGATCGCGCGCGGGAGCGACGCAGCCGTCAACGTCATCGCCCTGGTGGGGGAGCGCGGCCGCGAAGTTCGGGAGTTCCTCGAGGACGACCTCGGGCCCGAGGGCCTCGCCCGCTCGATCGTCGTGGTCTCGACGTCCGACGAGCCGGCCCTGATGCGCCTGCGCGCGGCGTTCGTCGCCACCCGGATCGCGGAGTCGTTCCGCGACGCCGGGCAGGACGTCGTGCTCATGATGGACTCGCTCACCCGCGTCGCGATGGCGCAGCGCGAGATCGGACTGTCCGTGGGCGAACCGCCCGCGACCCGGGGCTACCCGCCGTCGACCTTCTCGGTGCTCGCCGGGCTCCTCGAGCGCGCGGGCACCGACCGGGTCGGCAGCATCACCGGGCTCTACACCGTGCTCGTGGACGGCGACGACCACAACGAGCCGATCGCGGACAGCGCCAGGAGCATCCTCGACGGGCACGTCGTGCTCGACCGGAAGCTCGCCGTGACCGGGCACTTCCCCTCCGTCGACGCGCTCGGCTCGGTGTCCCGCGTCGCCTCGAAGGTCACCGAGCCGTGGCAGCGTGCTGCGGCCACCGCGCTCCGGAAGGTGATGGCGGCCCGCCGGAACGCGCAGGACCTGCTCGACGTCGGCGCCTACCAGCCCGGCACGAACCCGCTCGTCGACGCAGCGGTCACCCACCAGGACGCGATCGACGCGTTCCTCCGACAGGGGATGGACGACCGCGCCGACGCCGGGACGTCCTGGCGAGCCCTCGACGCCCTCGTCGCCCGACTGGGGGTGTCCGCCTGATGGCCCGACGCTTCCCCCTCGCCGGCCTGCTGCGTCTGCGGCACGCCGAGCAGGACCGCGCCGCCGCCGCCCTGGCCGCCGCGAACGACCGTGTCCGCGACGCCGCCGACGCCCGCATCGCCGCGCGGCGGAACCTGGCGGACCGCGAGCAGGAGCAGCTCGTCACGGACGCCGCGACGCTGAGCGCGCTCGCGGCCGCGCGGGCCTCGACCCGCGGGATGCTCGAGGAGCTCGACGCCGTCGCACGCACCCGTCGTGCCGATGCCGATGCCGCCCGGACCGCGTACTCCGCCGCCCGCCGTGCCGCGCTCGGCCTCGAGAAGCTCGAGGGCCACCACGACCACGAGCAGGCCGCCGCCGACCTGCGCGCCGAGCAGGACGCCCTCGACGAGATCGCGGCACGACGCCGCACGGAAGGTGGTGTCCGATGAGCGTCGACGCCGTGCTCTCCCGGATCGCCGAGATCCGCACCCAGATCGACGCCCTGCGCGGCGGTACCACCGCCTCCGCGGGCGGCTCCGCCTCGAACGAGGCCACGACCCGCGCGTTCGCCGACGCCCTGGCGACCGCGACCGGGACGTCGACGAGCGCCGGCGCCGCCGGCACCGCTGCTGCCGACGGGGCGTCCCGCACGCCGGCCACCTCGGTCGACGCGGGCCGCGGCACCCTGGCGACCGGCAGCGGCGCCACGGGGTCCGACGTGGTCGAGGACGCGAAGAAGTACCTCGGCGTGCCCTACGTGTTCGGCGGGACGACCCGGTCCGGCATGGACTGCTCCGGGCTCGTGCAGACGGTGTTCAAGGACCTCGGGGTGACCATGCCGCGCGTGGTGCCCGACCAGGCGGACATGGGGGTGCCCGTCGGGTCGCTCAAGGACGCGAAGCCGGGCGACCTCATCATCCCGAAGGGCGAGCAGCACATCGTGATCTACGTCGGTGACGGCAAGGTGCTGCACGCACCCCGACCCGGCAAGGACGTCCGGATCGTGGACAACTGGTACAAGGACTCCGACATCGCGACGATCCGCCGCATCGTGCCGAGCGAGGCCGCGGCTCCTGCGGCGACCCGCTCGGTCTCCGCAGCGGGTGCGGCGCAGTCGGTCACCGACCTGCAGACCGCGGCACTCCTGTCGGCGATGCGGGGGAGTGCTGCATGAGCACCGTGAGCACGACGACCCTCTCCCCGGCCCCCGCCGCACCGGGGAGCGCTGCGACCGCCGGGTCGACGACCTCGGCGCTGCCGTTCGGCGCCGCCCTCGCCGCGGTGCTCGCGCCGGCCGCGTCGAGCACGTCGGGCGGCGCGTCGGTGGGGCCCGCGGGCGTCACCGGTGCGCCGTCCGGGACGGCCGCCGCGACCAGCGCTCCGGGCTCGACCGCCGCGGCCTTGACCGCCGCGGCCTCGACCGCCGCGGCCTCGACCGCCGCGGCTTCGACCGCCGCAGTCACGACCACCGCGGACACGACGACCGCTGCCCCCGCCACCGATCCGTCGCTGCTCGGCATCGTGCCGGTGCCCACCGCCCTCGTCGCGGTCCCGTCGGCCAGCGCCGCCGCCGTGCCGGACGATGCGGTGTCGCCCCAGGTCGGGACCGCGGGGACGGACGGTGCCGAGCCCTCGGCCGGCAATGCACGACCGACCGGAGCGTCCGACCCGCTCGGAGCCACGGAGACGCGCGGGACCGCCGGTCCTGCCGGCACCGCGGACCGCGCAGCGTCGGCCGGGATCGCTACGCCGGCACCGGTTGCCGGCTCCGGACCCGCCGTTGCGCGGTCCACCGGACCGCAGGTCGGCGCCGTGCCGTCCACGACCGCTCGACCTGCAGGAACGTCCGGCGCTCCCCGGCCCGGTGCGGTACAGCCCACCGTGGTCCGTCCCGCTGCGGCGCCGCTCGAGGGTGACGTGTCCGACGTGTCCGCGGTCACGACGCCCGTCCTCGCGACCACGCGGTCGACGACCGGTGCACCCGGTGCGCCCTCGACGACCGCCACCTCGACGGCGACCGGCTCGACCGCCGCGGCCCCGTCGGTCCTCGGACCCGTCGCGGTGGACGGGGCGTCGAGCTCCGCCGCGCCCGGAGCCGCGACAGCCGTTGTTGTGACCGCGTCCGCGAGCACGACGACTGGAACCAGCGCGGCGGGGACCACCACGACCGGGACCACCGCGACCGGGGCCACCGCGACCGGGGCCACCACGACCCTGACCACCACGACGCCGAGCAGTCCGCTCTCGACGACGGACGCCGCGGCCGCGGCCGCCGGCCCCACGGCAGCGACCAGCGGGTCGTCCGCGCCCCCGACCGCTCGCCCTGCCGACACCGGCACGGCGAGCACGGTGAGCACGGCGACCACCGCCGCCCCGATCGTGCAGACCGGACCGGCCACCGGGTCCCGGAGCGACCACGGGTCGGACCGGCGGACGGGCGGCCAGGGTGATCCGAGCCTCCAGGCCATGACCGCCCCGCGCAGTGGCGAGACGCCCTTCGCGGTCCCCGCACCCGCGACGACCGGGCTCCCCACCGCGCCGGGCGCGGCGACGGCGAACGCCCCGGCGCCCCTCGCACAGCAGCTCGCGCGCCCGGTGTTCACGCTCGCGCAGGCCGGTCCCGGCGACCACGTCGTCACGGTGCAGGTCACGCCCGACGCGCTCGGTCCCGTCACGGTCCGCG
The sequence above is drawn from the Curtobacterium sp. MR_MD2014 genome and encodes:
- the fliG gene encoding flagellar motor switch protein FliG gives rise to the protein MSALVPVPAGGGTTDRALTGAQKVALILMQMETERAAEVMKQFTELEAEEISAEIVRMRRVDDSVVDRTMSEFHRITQRGRVQKRGGKDAALGLLEASFGSERAAGVMDRLASNLAGQSFEFLDDAEPGQVVSLLEGELPQTIALVLAHLQPGQASAVLAGVDDRVRTDVAQAFATMGTATPEAVGIVAGVLRQRAGAVVSPRESVEVVGGIAPLVEIINRSDVATEKAVLDGLEARDPELAEDIRSRMLTFEDIVKLESRDIQQVLRGIDSKLLATAMKGAPTPVVETIRANVSERNRELLDDELQAMGPVRVSQVEEARAEVVRSVRELEAEGTITVHRAEEDELVD
- a CDS encoding FliH/SctL family protein; this translates as MTDTTVQRVAFPVLGSATTRDLAAAADVRGHAAGYAAGLRAAQAETAALHARLEAEHATRLAALQAETVRRVQVLDAATNAMLSQVVPVLADAEESLVDAALDLAEAVVGHVVRSGRQDDATGEGDGQEARPTTGAEATVRRALASVDATVAVAVRLSPADAARVADLALPVPVVPDVALLDGDAVVDLPDGLLDLRIGAALDRARAALGRSADRPEASR
- a CDS encoding flagellar basal body rod protein FlgB — translated: MFDSVTSVALQSALDGLSLRQRTIANNVANINTPNYHAEKVRFEDALAQSIVHGDGHATATTARSLEPTNEIGNNVNLDQETLSNVDTVLRYQFATQAVGGEATALRAAMRTNS
- the fliE gene encoding flagellar hook-basal body complex protein FliE, whose translation is MPIDALNGVTTNAMTRAFAGATDAATGAGALGGAAGAGAVQPTTGGDGFAASLGNAVDGLQQLQSDSKTLALKAVTGNLDDIHDATIASTRAQVTLELVTAVRNKGVDAFNEIMRMQA
- a CDS encoding C40 family peptidase; this translates as MSVDAVLSRIAEIRTQIDALRGGTTASAGGSASNEATTRAFADALATATGTSTSAGAAGTAAADGASRTPATSVDAGRGTLATGSGATGSDVVEDAKKYLGVPYVFGGTTRSGMDCSGLVQTVFKDLGVTMPRVVPDQADMGVPVGSLKDAKPGDLIIPKGEQHIVIYVGDGKVLHAPRPGKDVRIVDNWYKDSDIATIRRIVPSEAAAPAATRSVSAAGAAQSVTDLQTAALLSAMRGSAA
- a CDS encoding FliI/YscN family ATPase, with the translated sequence MTATLLRPRGLDEAIALAAPQRVGLVTSAVGLGLTVAGVEARIGDVLTVGTEGSPQTPVEVVATDPTGVRCMPLGRLVAVTAGTPVRPTGRPVLVPTGAGLFGRVLDGLGRPIDDRGPLDTDGWVPLDHATPNAMARTRIDAPMQLGVRVLDTLTTVGRGQRMGLFAGSGVGKSSLLSMIARGSDAAVNVIALVGERGREVREFLEDDLGPEGLARSIVVVSTSDEPALMRLRAAFVATRIAESFRDAGQDVVLMMDSLTRVAMAQREIGLSVGEPPATRGYPPSTFSVLAGLLERAGTDRVGSITGLYTVLVDGDDHNEPIADSARSILDGHVVLDRKLAVTGHFPSVDALGSVSRVASKVTEPWQRAAATALRKVMAARRNAQDLLDVGAYQPGTNPLVDAAVTHQDAIDAFLRQGMDDRADAGTSWRALDALVARLGVSA
- a CDS encoding flagellar basal body rod protein FlgC codes for the protein MTTFDAIGIASTGMTVHRKWLDAISDNIANVNTVRSMDDSAFQARYVEVQEGAGTSGAYVKGAAFGSAAGRVTYDPDNPLANAEGYVRMPDIDLGTQMADLIMAQRGYQANAAVVDRAKTAYEAALQIGKN
- the fliF gene encoding flagellar basal-body MS-ring/collar protein FliF; translated protein: MPAAMQNTWGRLVAYVKGFSAAQRTIALIGVAALVLGGIALASWLGKASYAPLFTGLAAADASSITDQLTTDGVPYQLTDGGATILVPQDKVYSERLKAASNNLPSSNEGGYSLLDKMGVTSSEFQQDVTYKRAIEGELAKTISSMDGVKAATVQLAIPEKTVFVSEEKDPTASVFVATENGAQLTTDQVQSIVHLTSAAVEGMQPTDVSVVDQKGQTLSAVGTGATGSGADQAADYDAATRKKIQDLLDTTLGPGNASVVVSATMNQQSGTRTSESFAQPKGGAVALNESSSTEEYGSGSGAGAGATGVLGPDNIAVPNGTAGGTTTNGTAAGDDGYKNESATKNNAVDKTTETTQIPAGGVERQTISVALNSRADSVQNANLQSINDLVSAAAGADNARGDQVRVAMMDFDDSAAKDAAKALEEQQQAEQQQAMWSAIRTAGIVVAVLAAAIVLAIVLARRARRQSREAVDVGELDAFAGETFELPLGTDDLAIPAVEPQTVALQTLPHDDAPTEVLTTDEISAERRRQEISALAERDPKRTADLLRGLLDDRSPV